In Candidatus Contubernalis alkalaceticus, the following proteins share a genomic window:
- a CDS encoding NTTRR-F1 domain, with translation MSFSERIVNGGFETGAFPPWVSFNATITSQFSHSGFFAARLAGGAVNIYVYQIVPIVPGESYEFMVSLAKVGTAVSPPVSLSISYYDAGFNFLGYGLITNIPVNRITSVSEQDWLVVYKTTDPAPLGATHALVLINKLTHAGSADIVVDDVSLLEVESTDATGATGATGATGAMGVTGATGVTGATGVTGATGGATGATGAMGVTGATGVTGATGVTGATGATGATGAMGVTGAMGVTGAMGVTGAMGVTGATGATGATGATGVTGAMGVTGATGATGATGIEGLSDYAYIYNLDPQVVALEADITFSHNGVIVGAITHTPGTATITLGTAGDYSIIFNVTGVETNQFTLFQNGTPVPGATYGSGAGTQANPGFVTITAAVGDVLTLRNHTSSAAITLQTLAGGIQTNSNASIQIQKIN, from the coding sequence TTGTCGTTTAGTGAGAGAATTGTTAATGGTGGATTTGAGACCGGAGCATTTCCTCCATGGGTATCATTTAATGCAACTATTACAAGTCAATTTAGTCATTCCGGTTTTTTTGCTGCTCGTTTAGCAGGCGGAGCTGTCAATATATATGTTTATCAAATCGTTCCAATAGTCCCAGGGGAAAGTTATGAGTTTATGGTGTCATTAGCTAAAGTTGGAACAGCCGTGAGTCCGCCAGTATCATTATCAATTTCGTATTATGATGCAGGTTTTAATTTTCTTGGGTATGGGCTTATTACCAACATTCCAGTTAATCGTATTACAAGTGTTTCTGAGCAAGATTGGCTCGTAGTCTATAAAACTACAGACCCAGCTCCTCTTGGAGCAACGCATGCACTTGTGCTAATCAATAAGTTAACGCATGCAGGTAGTGCAGATATAGTTGTTGACGATGTATCTTTGCTAGAAGTCGAGTCAACGGATGCAACGGGAGCCACTGGAGCTACTGGCGCCACCGGAGCCATGGGAGTAACCGGAGCCACGGGAGTAACCGGAGCCACAGGAGTAACCGGAGCCACGGGTGGAGCTACTGGCGCCACCGGAGCCATGGGAGTAACCGGAGCCACGGGAGTAACCGGAGCCACAGGAGTAACCGGAGCTACTGGAGCTACTGGCGCCACCGGAGCCATGGGAGTAACCGGAGCCATGGGAGTAACCGGAGCCATGGGAGTAACCGGAGCCATGGGAGTAACCGGAGCTACTGGAGCTACTGGCGCCACCGGAGCCACGGGAGTAACCGGAGCAATGGGAGTAACCGGAGCCACGGGAGCCACGGGCGCAACTGGAATCGAAGGGCTATCAGATTATGCTTATATCTACAATTTGGATCCTCAAGTAGTGGCATTAGAGGCGGATATAACCTTTAGCCATAATGGTGTCATTGTTGGTGCCATCACGCATACACCAGGAACAGCTACAATTACCCTTGGTACTGCAGGCGATTATTCAATTATATTTAACGTTACAGGTGTGGAAACAAATCAGTTTACACTTTTCCAAAATGGTACGCCTGTTCCAGGAGCCACTTATGGCTCTGGTGCAGGTACTCAGGCGAATCCTGGTTTTGTGACTATTACAGCTGCTGTTGGTGATGTGTTAACTTTAAGAAACCATACCAGTTCAGCTGCAATTACTTTGCAAACTCTGGCAGGTGGTATTCAAACCAATTCCAATGCTTCTATACAAATCCAAAAGATAAATTAG
- a CDS encoding LytTR family DNA-binding domain-containing protein, whose product MSSLNTSCKLLAEILSYLEAGPDGIMAYTATNHYRMKETLQYYESIWAEKGFIRVNKSQMVNLLHVK is encoded by the coding sequence ATGAGTTCGTTGAATACAAGCTGTAAGTTATTAGCGGAAATCTTATCATATCTTGAAGCAGGCCCGGATGGCATCATGGCATACACTGCGACGAATCATTACAGGATGAAAGAAACACTACAGTATTATGAGAGCATATGGGCAGAAAAGGGGTTCATACGTGTCAACAAATCTCAAATGGTAAATCTGCTGCACGTAAAATAA
- a CDS encoding C45 family autoproteolytic acyltransferase/hydolase — protein MKQEKSFKVIECSGTPYEIGQQYGEACRDNIKKSLEMNLYGLSAFYNASRQDVTANTSKFLPRVRDFDPYLIEMLKGQAKGAGLNFEEVFSLRCMSELLIYYNQISALCTSFAASGKAVEDGKTMLGQTIDWTPDTPLDLLRIRHADGLVQLSLVIGSFVEYTISSTGFGMCANATFGMDYSFNIPLGCYLPKAMRQKNINEALEVLKEAARGLGYYHLASAEGEMVGIESVHNDFEILTPEQDMMVHSNHYLTERFKERDMASQAIPDSFFRIERIEKLMNESLCKLTPQVMMEIMRDHENHPNSICKHVDISRAPVVSETLAAFVMVPVDQKMYIAYGNPCNYEFVEYKL, from the coding sequence ATGTAGAGACAACATAAAAAAATCCCTGGAAATGAATCTATACGGTTTATCAGCCTTTTACAATGCTTCCAGGCAGGATGTAACCGCAAATACATCAAAATTTCTTCCCCGGGTGCGGGATTTTGACCCGTATTTAATTGAGATGCTGAAGGGCCAGGCAAAAGGAGCTGGGTTAAATTTTGAAGAGGTTTTTTCCCTGCGGTGTATGTCGGAACTGTTGATTTACTACAACCAGATATCAGCTTTATGCACATCTTTTGCTGCTTCCGGAAAAGCTGTGGAAGACGGGAAAACAATGCTTGGACAGACTATAGACTGGACCCCGGATACTCCCCTGGACCTTTTAAGAATACGCCATGCAGATGGGCTTGTGCAGTTATCCCTGGTTATAGGGAGTTTTGTAGAGTACACCATCAGCTCAACCGGTTTTGGAATGTGTGCCAATGCCACCTTTGGGATGGATTATTCCTTTAACATACCCCTGGGATGCTACCTGCCTAAAGCAATGAGACAGAAAAATATAAATGAGGCTTTAGAAGTTTTAAAGGAGGCTGCCAGAGGTCTTGGTTATTACCACCTGGCCAGTGCTGAAGGTGAAATGGTGGGGATAGAAAGTGTCCACAACGATTTTGAAATATTAACACCTGAACAGGATATGATGGTTCACTCAAACCATTATCTAACTGAAAGATTCAAAGAAAGGGACATGGCCAGCCAGGCAATCCCGGACAGTTTTTTTAGAATTGAAAGGATTGAAAAATTAATGAATGAAAGCCTTTGTAAATTAACTCCTCAGGTAATGATGGAGATTATGAGGGACCATGAAAACCACCCCAACTCTATCTGCAAACATGTTGATATATCCCGGGCACCTGTAGTATCGGAAACCCTGGCTGCCTTTGTAATGGTCCCGGTAGATCAAAAGATGTATATAGCTTACGGAAACCCATGCAATTATGAGTTCGTTGAATACAAGCTGTAA